A part of Nesterenkonia lutea genomic DNA contains:
- the ppk2 gene encoding polyphosphate kinase 2 yields MNDPIFQVDGTARKNLREFIDELRDGGYTVQDGHTPDPDLIDPQGRAVETWHENYPYEERLGRDVYEIEKYHLQVELLKFQYWAEDYGLKHVLVFEGRDAAGKGGTIKRFTEHLNPRTARVVALNRPSDRELGQWYFQRYVDHLPTAGEMVLFDRSWYNRAGVERVMGFCSEQEYEVFMRQAPQFEQMLVDAGIHLTKFWFSVTQQEQRTRFAIRQIDPVRQWKLSPMDLESLDLWEDYTEAKEEMFRRTDTDHAPWMTIKSNDKKRARLNAMRCFLAQFEYEGKDHEIVGEPDPLIVRRGRDAVGD; encoded by the coding sequence ATGAATGACCCGATCTTCCAGGTCGACGGCACGGCGCGCAAGAATCTCCGCGAGTTCATCGACGAGCTCCGCGACGGCGGATACACGGTGCAGGATGGTCACACTCCTGACCCCGACCTCATCGATCCGCAGGGGCGCGCCGTCGAGACCTGGCACGAGAACTATCCCTACGAGGAGCGACTCGGCAGAGACGTCTACGAGATCGAGAAGTACCACCTCCAGGTGGAGCTGCTGAAGTTCCAGTACTGGGCGGAGGACTACGGGCTCAAGCACGTGCTCGTCTTCGAGGGCCGCGACGCGGCCGGCAAGGGCGGCACGATCAAGCGCTTCACCGAGCACCTGAACCCCCGTACCGCGCGGGTGGTGGCCCTGAACCGGCCCTCCGACCGCGAGCTGGGACAGTGGTACTTCCAGCGCTACGTGGATCACCTGCCCACCGCCGGGGAGATGGTGCTCTTTGACCGTTCCTGGTACAACCGGGCCGGTGTCGAGCGGGTGATGGGCTTCTGCTCGGAGCAGGAGTACGAGGTCTTCATGCGGCAGGCCCCTCAGTTCGAGCAGATGCTCGTGGACGCGGGGATCCATCTGACCAAGTTCTGGTTCTCCGTGACCCAGCAGGAGCAGCGGACCCGGTTCGCGATACGCCAGATCGACCCTGTCCGTCAGTGGAAGCTCTCACCGATGGACCTGGAGTCCCTGGACCTGTGGGAGGACTACACCGAGGCCAAGGAGGAGATGTTTCGACGCACCGACACCGATCACGCTCCCTGGATGACGATCAAGTCCAATGACAAGAAGCGGGCACGGCTCAATGCGATGCGGTGCTTCCTGGCCCAGTTCGAGTACGAGGGCAAGGACCATGAGATCGTGGGCGAGCCGGATCCGCTGATCGTGCGTCGCGGCCGCGACGCGGTGGGCGATTGA
- the gndA gene encoding NADP-dependent phosphogluconate dehydrogenase → MSAHIGVTGLAVMGANLARNLARNGYTVALHNRSVARTDALLQAHGTEGDFIRTETLAELVESLETPRRVLIMVQAGGPVDSVINDLVPLLDEGDIIIDGGNSFFEETRRREEALRAKGLHFVGVGVSGGEEGALNGPSIMPGGSRESYDSLGPMLETISAKYNGEPCCTWIDTDGAGHYVKMVHNGIEYADMQVIGEAFDLMRSLAGIEPREQAGVFREWNTTDLASYLIEITAEVLEQEDETTGHPLVDVVVDSAGQKGTGRWTAISGLEVGSPVTAIAESVFARSISSQRDLRAVTNATFSAGVDETLSAQEKYGSAEDRQDFVEDVRRALYASKLVAYAQGLDMLVAAGEEFGWDLDLKSIASLWRAGCIIRADLLDTIMQAYDAPREAQPKNLLLAPEFNEAINECLPAWRRVVAAAATYGVPAPVFSSSLAYYDSLRRDRLPAALTQGLRDYFGAHTYQRVDMEGTFHTQWSGDRSEIEA, encoded by the coding sequence ATGAGTGCCCATATCGGAGTGACCGGCCTAGCTGTGATGGGAGCGAACCTGGCTCGCAACCTGGCCCGGAACGGCTACACAGTAGCGCTGCACAACCGCTCCGTCGCCCGCACGGATGCCCTTCTTCAGGCCCACGGCACTGAAGGCGACTTCATCCGCACGGAGACGCTGGCCGAGCTGGTCGAGTCCCTCGAGACTCCCCGCCGCGTGCTGATCATGGTCCAGGCCGGCGGCCCCGTCGATTCCGTGATCAATGACCTCGTGCCGCTGCTCGACGAGGGCGACATCATCATCGACGGCGGAAACTCCTTCTTCGAGGAGACCCGCCGCCGCGAGGAGGCGCTGCGCGCCAAAGGCCTGCACTTCGTCGGCGTCGGCGTCTCCGGCGGCGAAGAGGGGGCCCTGAACGGCCCGTCGATCATGCCCGGCGGCTCACGCGAGTCCTACGACTCACTGGGACCGATGCTGGAGACGATCTCCGCCAAGTACAACGGCGAGCCCTGCTGCACCTGGATCGACACCGACGGCGCCGGACACTACGTCAAGATGGTGCACAACGGCATCGAATACGCCGATATGCAGGTCATCGGCGAGGCCTTCGACCTGATGCGCTCCCTCGCCGGCATCGAGCCGCGCGAGCAGGCCGGGGTGTTCCGGGAATGGAACACCACTGACCTCGCCTCCTATCTGATCGAGATCACCGCCGAGGTCCTCGAGCAGGAGGACGAGACCACCGGGCATCCGCTGGTCGACGTGGTCGTCGACTCCGCGGGGCAGAAGGGCACCGGGCGCTGGACGGCGATCTCGGGCCTCGAGGTCGGTTCACCGGTGACCGCGATCGCCGAGTCCGTCTTCGCCCGGTCCATCTCCTCCCAGCGCGATCTGCGTGCAGTCACCAACGCCACCTTCAGCGCAGGGGTCGACGAGACCCTCTCCGCCCAGGAGAAGTACGGCAGCGCCGAGGACCGTCAGGACTTCGTCGAGGATGTGCGCCGGGCACTCTATGCCTCCAAGCTCGTCGCCTATGCCCAGGGCCTGGACATGCTCGTCGCCGCCGGCGAAGAGTTCGGCTGGGACCTGGACCTGAAATCCATCGCCTCGCTCTGGCGTGCGGGCTGCATCATCCGGGCCGACCTGCTGGACACCATCATGCAGGCCTATGACGCACCGCGCGAGGCCCAGCCCAAGAACCTGCTGCTGGCACCGGAGTTCAACGAGGCCATCAACGAGTGCCTCCCGGCCTGGCGCCGAGTCGTGGCCGCCGCCGCCACCTACGGCGTTCCCGCTCCGGTGTTCTCCTCCTCGCTGGCTTATTACGACAGCCTCCGCCGGGACCGGTTGCCGGCTGCGCTGACCCAGGGCCTGCGTGACTACTTCGGCGCCCACACGTATCAGCGTGTGGACATGGAAGGCACCTTCCACACCCAGTGGTCCGGAGACCGCAGCGAGATCGAAGCCTGA
- a CDS encoding NAD(P)H-dependent flavin oxidoreductase, which translates to MTALASGLLADLGATAALVAAPMAGGPSRPELVIAASRAGAHGFLAGGYKTAAELAEQISAVQEETPRLGVNLFVPNPVPLDAQDRVRYEAALRRWTTEQAAARSADRRNRDPAWPAAVTLPTGLPEHADDAWAEKLALLEAQPVPVISLTFGLPSRADVRRLQATGAKVLLTVTSAAEAAQAEAAGVDGLIVQSSSAGGHSGTWTPVRKPRQIELDELLPAVRAQTGLPLWAAGGLATPEAVSAVLTAGAEAVAVGTVLLRCVESGAHPVHKQALADAREAGQTVVTTAFSGRPARALRNCFAAELTEQAPLGFPALHHMTSSLRRASAAAGDPEGLNLWAGTGFARASDEPAEVILRRLAGF; encoded by the coding sequence GTGACCGCTCTCGCCTCGGGTCTGCTGGCTGATCTGGGCGCCACCGCTGCACTGGTGGCCGCTCCGATGGCCGGCGGCCCGAGCCGGCCCGAGCTGGTGATCGCAGCCTCCCGCGCCGGAGCCCACGGGTTCCTCGCCGGCGGGTACAAGACCGCCGCAGAGCTGGCCGAGCAGATCAGCGCCGTGCAGGAGGAGACCCCGCGCCTGGGGGTGAACCTCTTCGTGCCGAATCCGGTTCCGCTGGACGCGCAGGACCGGGTGCGTTATGAGGCCGCCCTGCGCAGATGGACCACGGAGCAGGCCGCTGCGCGATCCGCAGACCGGCGCAACCGCGATCCCGCATGGCCCGCCGCAGTGACCCTGCCGACCGGGCTCCCGGAGCACGCCGACGACGCCTGGGCCGAGAAGCTCGCGCTGCTCGAGGCGCAGCCGGTCCCGGTGATCAGCCTGACCTTCGGCCTGCCCTCCAGAGCCGACGTCCGTCGGCTCCAGGCCACAGGTGCCAAGGTCCTCCTCACGGTCACCAGCGCAGCAGAAGCCGCCCAGGCCGAGGCCGCAGGGGTCGACGGACTGATCGTGCAGTCCTCCTCCGCCGGAGGGCACTCCGGAACCTGGACCCCCGTTCGAAAGCCTCGTCAGATCGAGCTGGATGAGCTGCTCCCGGCGGTGCGTGCACAGACCGGCCTCCCGCTGTGGGCGGCCGGAGGGCTCGCCACACCCGAGGCGGTCAGCGCCGTGCTGACCGCCGGAGCAGAGGCCGTCGCAGTCGGGACGGTGCTGCTGCGCTGCGTCGAGAGCGGGGCGCACCCCGTGCACAAGCAGGCACTGGCTGATGCCCGCGAGGCAGGCCAGACCGTGGTCACCACGGCCTTCTCCGGGCGTCCGGCGCGCGCGCTGCGCAACTGTTTCGCCGCCGAGCTCACCGAACAGGCGCCGCTGGGGTTCCCCGCGCTGCACCACATGACGTCCTCGCTGCGACGGGCGTCCGCCGCCGCCGGGGATCCCGAAGGTCTGAACCTCTGGGCCGGCACCGGATTCGCGCGGGCCAGCGACGAGCCCGCCGAGGTGATCCTCCGCCGCCTGGCGGGGTTCTGA
- the epsC gene encoding serine O-acetyltransferase EpsC — MGPLNRLREDIRAAREHDPAARSSAEVVLVYSGLHAVWSHRVAHRMWRRSALKTPARMLSQLTRNVTGIEIHPGAQIGRRFFIDHGMGVVIGETAEIGDDCMLYQGVTLGGRSLEQTKRHPTLRDGVVVGAGAKVIGPVEIGAGSAVGANAVVVKSSPPNSILTGIPAKARQRGVAEQKPHVDPAEYALDPALFI, encoded by the coding sequence TTGGGCCCATTGAATCGTCTGCGCGAGGACATCAGAGCTGCGCGTGAGCACGACCCCGCCGCGCGCAGCTCGGCAGAGGTCGTGCTGGTCTATTCAGGACTCCATGCCGTGTGGTCCCACCGGGTGGCGCACCGCATGTGGCGCCGGTCCGCGCTGAAGACCCCCGCGCGCATGCTCTCCCAGCTGACCCGCAACGTCACGGGCATCGAGATCCACCCGGGGGCGCAGATCGGCCGCCGCTTCTTCATCGACCATGGAATGGGCGTGGTCATCGGTGAGACCGCGGAGATCGGCGACGACTGCATGCTCTATCAGGGAGTGACGCTGGGAGGTCGGTCACTGGAGCAGACCAAGCGTCACCCGACGCTGCGCGACGGGGTGGTCGTGGGGGCCGGTGCCAAGGTCATCGGTCCGGTGGAGATCGGCGCCGGCTCCGCCGTCGGCGCCAACGCCGTGGTCGTGAAGTCCTCGCCGCCGAATTCGATCCTCACCGGGATCCCGGCGAAGGCCCGGCAGCGCGGAGTCGCCGAGCAGAAGCCGCATGTGGATCCGGCCGAGTACGCGCTGGACCCGGCCCTGTTCATCTGA
- the cysK gene encoding cysteine synthase A, translated as MAKILDDITQAVGNTPLVRLNRLGADLPGNIAVKLEFYSPANSIKDRIGAAIVDAAEASGMLKPGGTIVEGTSGNTGIALAMVGAARGYRVVLTMPETMSTERRVMLRAYGAEIVLTPGAEGMRGAVEKAKSIVDETENSIWARQFANEANPAAHYRTTGEEIWRDTDGEVDIFIAGIGTGGTITGAGRRLKEYKSDIHLVAVEPEDSPILSGGKAGPHKIQGIGPNFIPDILDQEIYDEVYQANLQKSVAMARDLGMQEGILGGISTGANIAAALELASREENRDKLIVTIACDFGERYISTLLYEDIRG; from the coding sequence ATGGCCAAGATTCTTGACGACATCACGCAGGCCGTCGGCAACACCCCGCTCGTGCGACTCAACCGGCTGGGGGCGGATCTTCCCGGCAACATCGCGGTCAAGCTCGAGTTCTACTCCCCCGCGAACTCCATCAAGGACCGCATCGGTGCCGCCATCGTCGACGCCGCCGAGGCCTCAGGGATGCTCAAGCCGGGCGGAACCATCGTCGAGGGCACCTCGGGCAACACCGGCATCGCGCTCGCCATGGTCGGGGCGGCCCGCGGATACCGCGTCGTGCTGACCATGCCGGAGACGATGTCCACCGAGCGTCGCGTGATGCTGCGCGCCTATGGGGCAGAGATCGTGCTGACCCCAGGTGCCGAGGGCATGCGTGGCGCAGTGGAGAAGGCCAAGTCCATCGTGGACGAGACCGAGAACTCGATCTGGGCCCGCCAGTTCGCCAATGAGGCGAACCCGGCGGCGCACTACCGCACCACCGGTGAGGAGATCTGGCGCGACACCGACGGGGAAGTCGACATCTTCATCGCCGGCATCGGCACGGGCGGCACGATCACCGGGGCTGGACGTCGGCTCAAGGAGTACAAGTCAGACATCCACCTCGTCGCCGTGGAGCCCGAGGACTCACCCATCCTCTCCGGCGGAAAAGCCGGCCCGCACAAGATCCAGGGCATCGGTCCGAACTTCATCCCGGACATCCTGGACCAGGAGATCTACGACGAGGTCTACCAGGCGAACCTGCAGAAGTCCGTCGCCATGGCGCGCGACCTGGGCATGCAGGAGGGCATCCTCGGCGGCATCTCCACCGGAGCGAACATCGCCGCAGCGCTGGAGCTCGCTTCCCGCGAGGAGAATCGCGACAAGCTCATCGTCACGATCGCCTGCGACTTCGGGGAGCGCTACATCTCCACGCTGCTCTATGAGGACATCCGCGGCTGA